The genomic DNA TATGTGCATCTTCAATCCGGTAGCGAATCTGTTGTCATGACAAAACGCCCCCAATGACTCAAGTACGCCTAGATCGACTACTATGTCTACCCAGCTCGTTCGTATCATTTGTCTATTTGCTAACCAGTAAAAGTTTGTATACATGACAAAAATATATGCACATTCGTGACTTTGAGCGTAACCAGTCAGGTTGAAAGGAAggacaagaaaggaaagaaaaggtaGAGGGAGTGATGTCGTGTCTCCAAAGACTGCCAGTGTCTTTGGAAAGGGAGGAAAATTTGCGAAACGAATAATATAGAACCTGGAAATTAAATAGCAAAAatcaaccaaaaaaaaaaaaaattggtAAGAACAACGCTTAAAAAGGTATCATATAGTGGAAAGAGGTGGTCCCAGGATCCATTCTGAAAAGGAGAAACAAGGGGTATCTGTTTGCTGCTCAAAGAATTCGCTTAATCAATCATCATTCGCGTAGGCATTTGACCGGCGACATTGCTGGACAGCTCGGTcgttttctcttcttcgcgAGTCTTCTTTTTGTTGATGTGAGGCTTCAAGCCCTTATGGAAATTGGCCGTGCACAAGCAAGCATTGATGATGGTCATCACGATCAGAACGAGGGTGATGATGGCGAAGAACGTGAGAGATCGCCGAGCGGGGAGGTATTCCTTAAAGAAGTAGGGCTGGTACATTCGGACGAGCTTGAATAGGAAGTATGCCATGGCAGCAAAGTAAAGGAGCTAAGACGCCAGTCAGGATGATTGTAATCGGAGCGAAGATATAGGGCACTTACAATGGTGATTATCATCCCCACAGTGCTCTCTCTTCGAACAAAAATCGCCGCGCACACCAGAATCAATATCGTCACGGGAATAGCTGCCAACGTGAGGGCAAACTCGGAATCCTGTCTGCCTGTCACGATGACCATAAATTGGACCGTAAaaccgaggaagaagaaaaagtcgAATTTGAGCAACGCGATGTAGATCTAAGGCAGGGTCAGTGCGACAGTTCCTCCGGCTTGAGTTGATGAACGAACCTGGTATGTAAGATACCGACGCTTCATCCGCAGGTCGGCGCTGATATGCTTGTAGATAGACCACGCGAACTCATCGTACAGTTTCCACGCAACGATGAGCATCAAAGCAGTCCCCATAGCCACGACACATGGGATAATGATGAGGAACGGTTCTGTTTCCGGCCATACCAGTGGGCTGATGACCTGgttgacgacgaggacgttGTTAACTGCTTCTTTGATCTGCTGGACTTGGACAGCGCCATAGATCAAGAGACCAATATTGCAAACGCATAACCCGATGATTTGAATGGTATTCTTCATGCGCAGTGCATCGTACACGAGAACCAGCTCGTAGATGAACCCGAAGCAATACAGGGCCAAGAACGTCGGAATAGCTTTGGATGCGGTGACACCGTCGGCTTCTGGTTTGAGTTGAAGTTGAAAGTTGGCGAAGACATAACTACCAGAGGGACACCAGTTAGTAATCATCCACGATGAAGGAAAGAGATGAAGGGAAGGACGTACCACTCAAGAGCCAAGGTGATGATAGTCTGAACGAGCGTGACGATGGCGAAGGACCACGTCCAGAGCGAATTTGGAACATACATCTTGCGATTGCGTTCACGAGGCGGGACGTTGACATAGCCTTCTCTCGGTCGAAAACCGCCAGCAGTATCTCGCCGAAACGAAGGATCAAAGGACCCTCCGAGGAGAGAAGCCCGCGAATTGTGAGAATAAATCTTGGCGATCGGCTCCAGGATGGAGCCTGTGTCCGCCAGAGGATCTGCCTTGGAATACAATATGGCGGTTTCACCACCGGGCGGCGGTGTGCAACGGGGAATGCCGTAGGTTCGGAAAAAGGAGGGAGTGAATGAAAGAAACGAAGGGTCGCGTCGTGTGCAACAGACGGGAGCACCGGAACAGCCAACTAAGAGGGGACTACCGTTGGATCGCCGGTTCTTGAAGGACTGACTGGAAGGAGAGCGCCTTCAGGAGGTCAGATTGCCGCGATTGTTTGCTGCTGCAAAGGTATCTGAGACAATGACAGCTCCACGCTTGTCTGTCCCTATCCACAGAACAAGCTCTCTTACTCCTTGGAAATGTGGAAACCCAGAGAATGCGGAGAGAAGGGATCACTGTTGCCTCTCAGGCCTGGGACCTCTGCTTATCTCCCCTTCCCTGCTTcttttgttctgtttctatTGTCCGAAATTCAGCCTCTCTGGTCGTTTTCTTAGTTGCCGATCAGGACGGGAATGCCAAGAGCGCGTGAAACGGTGTGGTCGTCTGGCAATTTCAGGACTCGGTACGAAAGGCGCTGAGCCAACGATCAAACGCTGCGGTTCGTTGGGTGATTTGAACGGAGATTGGTGTACAGAGTAAGGCTGAGGACGCACATGCAGACAGACAGGGAGCGAGGGAGTACGGAAATAGGAACAACGTAGGGTGCGTAGACGATCGAGTACGAAACGAGCGATTCGAATGAGGTAAGTAGGTAAGGAAAAACGAAGGACTGACAATGGTAGAAAAAATGTGTGAAAAGTAAGAAAATGGAAGAGAAAGAcggagagaggagagagaacCGTAaagcagaggagaaaagaaaaaaaaaatgagcGAGATTGACGAGACGGAGAAATTGGCCAGAGAGGAGTTGACCACCGCGCGGGATTGGCAATTGCCCAGCCGGTTCAGGTTGTATCGTCTACTCTACGCATACAAAAAGATTGACCTTCCCACGAATGGGATTGAATTATGAGATGAGAAACGATAACTGACGATAAATACCGAGTTCTCGACTGGAATTCCACCCCGCTGGAACCAGAAAACCGTTGAGTGCCCTGAGAGGAGACTGGCATACCTCTTGTTTTGTGCCTGTCGCATCCACGGTTGACTCGCAACAGAGCCAAGAAACCCGTAATCAAATATCGTTTCTCCTGAGTGGATCCAGCCCTGGCACGCCGCGACGGGAAATT from Aspergillus chevalieri M1 DNA, chromosome 1, nearly complete sequence includes the following:
- a CDS encoding uncharacterized protein (COG:S;~EggNog:ENOG410PMEW;~InterPro:IPR040410;~TransMembrane:9 (o12-32i53-73o79-97i104-121o127-150i171-195o207-227i234-252o272-298i)), giving the protein MYVPNSLWTWSFAIVTLVQTIITLALECYVFANFQLQLKPEADGVTASKAIPTFLALYCFGFIYELVLVYDALRMKNTIQIIGLCVCNIGLLIYGAVQVQQIKEAVNNVLVVNQVISPLVWPETEPFLIIIPCVVAMGTALMLIVAWKLYDEFAWSIYKHISADLRMKRRYLTYQIYIALLKFDFFFFLGFTVQFMVIVTGRQDSEFALTLAAIPVTILILVCAAIFVRRESTVGMIITILLYFAAMAYFLFKLVRMYQPYFFKEYLPARRSLTFFAIITLVLIVMTIINACLCTANFHKGLKPHINKKKTREEEKTTELSSNVAGQMPTRMMID